A genome region from Engraulis encrasicolus isolate BLACKSEA-1 chromosome 6, IST_EnEncr_1.0, whole genome shotgun sequence includes the following:
- the pigc gene encoding phosphatidylinositol N-acetylglucosaminyltransferase subunit C encodes MGADSGPDAPAAAAVPWRKVLYERQPYPDNYVDPKFLQDLKRNVGVRQYRYWSVVREAGLVAQQVSCVSLFVTLWSYMEKGDLRPATLLWSCLLCSLVGYGLYKLLSGGGSTTSGGDDRTSLADLQSAAIFLSFTFGFSPVLKTLTEAVSTDTVYAMSCVMLLAHLISFPYDSQPEPSPPGSLSLNAALFASVCLASRLPGALHTFAMLTCALLVFALWPCVLHRLREKAPRWTFPCIAALVSCGGVASLASLWPAGALLLSLGLGTLTLVCPLLLVRLQRHKDNIQGPWDEAEIREDLSHDLSHFLS; translated from the exons ATGGGGGCCGACAGCGGTCCAGATGCCCCGGCGGCGGCTGCGGTCCCTTGGCGTAAAGTTCTGTACGAGCGCCAGCCGTATCCAGATAACTACGTGGACCCCAAATTCCTCCAGGACCTCAAACGCAACGTGGGGGTCCGCCAGTACCGATACTGGAGTGTGGTGAGAGAAGCGGGACTCGTGGCTCAGCAGGTGTCCTGCGTGTCGCTCTTCGTCACCTTGTGGTCCTACATGGAGAAAGGCGACCTCCGTCCCGCCACTCTGCTGTGGAGCTGTCTGCTGTGCTCCCTGGTGGGCTACGGGCTTTATAAGCTGCTGAGTGGTGGTGGAAGTACAACAAGCGGCGGCGACGACAGGACATCACTGGCGGACCTCCAGAGCGCCGCCATCTTCCTGTCCTTCACCTTTGGATTCTCCCCTGTGCTGAAGACTCTCACAGAGGCCGTCAg CACAGACACGGTGTACGCCATGTCCTGCGTGATGCTGCTGGCCCACCTCATCTCCTTCCCGTACGACTCGCAGCCGGAGCCGAGCCCGCCCGGCAGCCTGTCCCTGAACGCCGCCCTCTTCGCCTCCGTCTGCCTCGCCTCGCGCCTCCCGGGAGCGCTGCACACCTTCGCCATGCTGACCTGCGCCCTGCTGGTCTTCGCCCTGTGGCCCTGCGTGCTGCACCGGCTCCGAGAGAAGGCCCCCCGCTGGACGTTCCCCTGCATCGCCGCCCTTGTGTCGTGCGGTGGGGTTGCGAGTTTGGCTAGTTTGTGGCCCGCGGGGGCCCTCCTGCTGTCGCTGGGCCTGGGGACCCTGACCCTGGTGTGTCCCCTGCTGCTGGTGCGGCTGCAGAGGCACAAGGACAACATCCAGGGGCCGTGGGACGAGGCCGAGATCCGGGAGGACCTGTCACATGACCTGTCTCACTTCCTCAGTTGA